In a genomic window of Pararge aegeria chromosome 7, ilParAegt1.1, whole genome shotgun sequence:
- the LOC120625209 gene encoding angiotensin-converting enzyme-like, with translation MDGKRVALYCLFAFYTRYAACDDYLRMGVNTNAAEATQFLREYDREASGMCYRVTMSQWKFVTNITEHNRRRMLEELALSSKFEKLSWRKAAVYDASRLSDPQGRKQLTRIVQASRASLSDEKFSEIQQIITEMKEVYNAAKICPFGQKPYDPHVPRLPAQVTEAQETKAYQSYQLNNQPFQHYQPHQDNSDYPNYCDMQLDPEISRILAHSRIEKELLYVWKSFRDKTGPKLKNKFMRYVQLANEAAVNTGYRDAGDQMRAAYEDQSFRASVEEIYNQVAPLYKQLFTYVRRKLVLRYGEASVRSDGPIPAHLLGNMWAQNWKSIMDLVMPFPQSPNLDATSEMLRQGLTPLRMFQMAEEFYVSMGLKPVPPEFWRGSMLARPAQRSVQCTASAWDFCNRIDYRIKQCTEVTMQDLISTHHEMAHIQYYLQYADQPQLFRDGANPAFHEAVANAATLSVYNIPHLQRMGLYQNKSHDPYEVSMNFLMSMALEKVAYLPFAFMVDQWRWSVFEDGVQNMNARWWQMKLRFQGVTPPIGRTEDDFDPGSKYHVISDQEYIKYFLATILEFQIFEQMCAVSGYSGHLHECDVYRSRDAGRLLSEIMQPGASMSASDIIRSMTRGKTNRISPESLVKYFRPLELWLRVQNRDEQVIGWNSNFQDVALFAPQRAWATNNHFSVLLLLVSFITVHSL, from the exons GGTGTAAATACAAATGCCGCGGAAGCCACGCAGTTCCTCAGAGAATATGATCGAGAAGCTTCTGGAATGTGTTATAG GGTAACCATGTCCCAATGGAAGTTTGTGACGAATATCACAGAACACAATCGGCGCAGAATGCTGGAGGAACTGGCCCTGAGCTCGAAATTTGAGAAACTGTCCTGGAGGAAGGCAGCCGTTTATGATGCGTCACGGCTGTCAGACCCTCAGGGAAGGAAGCAGTTGACCAGAATAGTGCAAGCAAGCCGTGCTTCGTTATCCGATGAAAAGTTTTCTGAG ATCCAGCAAATTATAACTGAGATGAAAGAAGTCTACAACGCTGCAAAAATATGTCCATTCGGCCAAAAACCTTACGATCCTCACGTACCGCGTTTACCTGCACAGGTAACAGAGGCGCAGGAAACCAAAGCTTACCAATCTTATCAATTAAACAATCAGCCGTTCCAGCACTACCAACCTCATCAGGACAATTCTGATTATCCTAATTATTGTGATATGCAATTGGATCCAGAGATTTCGAGGATTTTAGCACATTCGAGGATTGAAAAGGAGTTGCTGTACGTATGGAAGAGTTTCAGGGATAAAACTGGTCCCAAACTAAAGAATAAGTTCATGAGATATGTGCAACTAGCTAATGAAGCTGCTGTTAATACTG GTTATAGAGATGCAGGTGACCAAATGCGGGCAGCTTATGAAGATCAATCTTTCAGAGCAAGCGTGGAAGAGATTTACAACCAGGTGGCGCCACTTTACAAACAGCTCTTCACTTACGTCCGCCGGAAACTGGTTCTTCGGTACGGTGAAGCCAGCGTGAGGTCTGATGGTCCAATACCCGCGCATTTACTGG GAAACATGTGGGCACAAAACTGGAAATCAATAATGGATTTAGTGATGCCGTTTCCTCAGTCGCCGAACTTGGATGCCACTTCTGAGATGCTGCGTCAAGGGCTCACACCACTGAG AATGTTCCAAATGGCTGAGGAGTTCTACGTATCTATGGGCCTGAAACCGGTGCCTCCAGAGTTCTGGCGAGGCTCCATGCTGGCACGGCCTGCACAGCGCAGCGTCCAGTGCACTGCCAGCGCGTGGGACTTCTGCAATAGAATAGACTACAG AATAAAACAGTGTACAGAAGTAACGATGCAGGACCTGATCTCTACACACCACGAGATGGCGCATATCCAGTATTATCTGCAGTATGCTGATCAGCCGCAGTTATTCAGAGATGGCGCAAACCCTG CGTTCCATGAGGCCGTAGCGAACGCTGCTACGTTGTCTGTATACAATATACCACATCTCCAAAGAATGGGGCTTTATCAAAACAA GTCCCACGACCCGTATGAGGTCAGCATGAACTTCCTGATGTCAATGGCTTTGGAGAAGGTGGCTTATTTGCCTTTCGCGTTCATGGTTGATCAG TGGCGGTGGTCTGTATTCGAAGATGGCGTACAGAACATGAACGCGAGATGGTGGCAGATGAAGTTGAGATTCCAA ggaGTTACTCCTCCAATCGGCAGAACAGAAGATGATTTTGATCCTGGATCAAAATATCACGTCATATCTGACCAG GAATACATCAAATACTTCCTTGCAACGATCCTCGAGTTCCAGATCTTCGAGCAGATGTGCGCGGTGTCGGGTTACAGCGGCCATCTTCACGAATGCGATGTCTATAGGAGCAGGGATGCTGGGAGACTTTTGAG TGAAATAATGCAGCCAGGAGCATCAATGTCCGCATCGGACATTATAAGAAGCATGACACGTGGCAAAACTAATAGGATATCCCCAGAATCTCTTGTTAA ATATTTCCGTCCACTGGAACTTTGGTTACGCGTGCAAAACCGGGATGAGCAAGTTATAGGATGGAACTCCAACTTTCAAGACGTGGCGCTGTTTGCCCCACAGAGGGCGTGGGCAACTAACAATCACTTCTCAGTTTTATTGTTACTAGTGTCTTTTATTACTGTACATAGTTTGTAA